The following proteins are encoded in a genomic region of Enoplosus armatus isolate fEnoArm2 chromosome 11, fEnoArm2.hap1, whole genome shotgun sequence:
- the xk gene encoding membrane transport protein XK translates to MRLPSSIFVSVSLFTAETTAALYLSSTYRSAGDQIWQGLTLLFTLVPSVLVQLTLTFIHRDLSRDRPLILLLHILQLGPVVRCLEAFCIYGSVGRVEEPYVSITRKKQMPRGGQSEEVERQVGQAEGKLFTHRAAFARTSVIQAFLGSAPQLTLQLYICVLQQGVSIGRGTLMVISLLSIVYGALRCNILAIKIKYDDYEVDVRPMAYLCIFLWRSFEIATRVVVLVLFSSVLQLWILPVVLLNFLVFFLYPWILFWQSHSPFPENIEKTLTRVGTTIVLCLLTFLYAGINMFCWSAVQVKLNDPDLINKSQNWYRMAVYYMLRFVENASLLLLWYIYKTDFYNFICAPLLVLQLLVAYAIAIFFMLVFYQFCHPCRRLFSSSMTQGLWDCSSLLCLMCNSTSPQNRPTGKSILEPSSPTTHKVPTNHRAPDTTSDTTDDMPNDTSYDMLDDTIYDTPNDTGNNIGGGVNGDVSHSLSCNA, encoded by the exons ATGCGACTCCCCAGTTCCATCTTTGTGTCGGTGTCTCTGTTCACGGCCGAGACCACGGCAGCGCTGTACCTCAGCTCCACGTACCGCTCAGCTGGAGACCAAATCTGGCAGGGGCTCACGCTCCTCTTCACGCTCGTGCCGTCCGTGCTCGTGCAGCTGACCCTCACCTTCATCCACCGGGACCTGAGCAGAGACAGACCGctcattctgctgctgcacatcCTGCAGCTCGGACCCGTCGTCAG GTGTCTGGAGGCGTTCTGTATCTACGGCAGTGTGGGCCGTGTGGAGGAGCCTTATGTCAGCATCACCAGGAAGAAGCAGATGCCTCGCGGGGGTCAGTCTGAGGAGGTGGAGCGGCAGGTGGGGCAGGCGGAGGGGAAACTGTTCACGCACCGAGCAGCCTTCGCCCGCACCTCTGTCATTCAGGCCTTCCTGGGATCTGCCCCCCAGCTCACCCTGCAGCTCTACATCTGCGTCCTGCAGCAGGGGGTGTCCATCGGAAGAG GCACACTGATGGTGATCTCCCTCCTGTCTATCGTGTATGGAGCGCTGCGCTGCAACATCCTAGCCATTAAGATCAAATATGACGACTATGAGGTGGACGTCCGGCCCATGGCTTATCTGTGCATTTTCCTGTGGAGAAGCTTCGAGATCGCCACTCGTGTGGTGGTTCTGGTTCTGTtcagctctgtgctgcagctctggaTCCTGCCTGTGGTCCTGCTTAACTTCCTGGTTTTCTTCCTCTACCCCTGGATCCTGTTCTGGCAGAGCCACTCGCCGTTCCCTGAGAACATAGAAAAGACTCTGACCAGGGTGGGAACCACTATCGTGCTTTGCCTGCTCACCTTCCTCTACGCCGGCATCAACATGTTCTGCTGGTCCGCCGTGCAGGTGAAACTCAATGACCCGGACCTCATCAATAAGTCCCAGAACTGGTATCGCATGGCCGTGTACTACATGTTGCGTTTTGTGGAGAACGCCTCGCTGCTTCTTCTGTGGTACATCTATAAAACAGACTTCTACAACTTCATCTGTGCCccgctgctggtgctgcagctgctggtcgCCTACGCCATCGCCATCTTCTTCATGCTGGTCTTCTACCAGTTCTGTCATCCGTGTCGGAGgctcttctcctccagcatgACCCAGGGCCTCTGGGactgctcctctcttctctgcctcaTGTGCAACTCCACTTCGCCACAGAACAGGCCGACGGGAAAGTCCATCCTGGAGCCGTCCAGCCCGACCACGCACAAAGTCCCGACGAATCACAGAGCCCCCGACACAACCAGCGACACCACAGACGACATGCCTAACGACACGTCGTATGACATGCTCGATGACACGATCTATGACACTCCTAACGACACGGGCAATAATATAGGTGGTGGAGTCAACGGTGACGTTAGCCACAGTTTATCCTGCAACGCTTAA
- the LOC139292349 gene encoding dynein light chain Tctex-type 3-like isoform X1 gives MEEYNSGDEVAFNADEANISVKECIEGVIGGTDYNQSKVNKWTASIVEHSLTHLVKQGRPFKYIVNCSIMQKSGAGLHTANSCYWDTATDGSCTVRWENRTMYCVVSVFAVAVPL, from the exons ATGGAGGAATATAACTCTGGAGATGAG GTTGCCTTCAATGCCGATGAGGCCAATATCTCAGTTAAAGAG TGTATTGAAGGCGTCATTGGTGGAACAGATTATAACCAGAGCAAAGTGAACAAGTGGACGGCCAGTATAGTGGAGCACTCTCTGACTCACCTGGTCAAACAGGGACGGCCGTTCAAATACATAG TAAACTGTTCGATCATGCAGAAGAGCGGTGCTGGTCTCCACACAGCCAACTCCTGCTACTGGGACACAGCCACTGATG GAAGCTGCACCGTCAGGTGGGAGAATCGCACCATGTACTGTGTggtcagtgtgtttgctgtcGCTGTGCCTCTGTGA
- the LOC139292901 gene encoding lanC-like protein 3, translating into MENTRCFANRFSDYKGVLIPGQSAQAILPSVVATVDKILKRLPTDISDCDGGLYDGPAGVAYMLYHVSECPLFSEHRDVYLKTAKHIIDASVRYVDAEPDTNMRAAFLLGGAGIYAVAAMIYKSLGLADFVKPLTKFRNLWEVCAPINFLECGSDELFVGRAGYLCAALVLRQKLGIEILGKDQIKSICQAIIESGKQYARRKRKPFPLMFSYYGTEYLGAAHGLSSVLQMLLSYQDVLSWAEKDLVWQSVDFLMNQEQNCNWPAELGAIIERENELVHWCHGAPGVAYLFAKAYLINKKPQYLDTCICSGELVWQKGLLKKGPGICHGVAGSAYIFLLLYRLTGNTKYIYRAQRFAEFLFTEEFKAGSRSVTSVYSLFEGLSGTVCFLVDLLQPDQSEFPLFSVFV; encoded by the exons ATGGAGAACACGCGCTGCTTTGCCAACCGCTTCTCTGACTACAAAGGCGTGCTGATCCCGGGTCAGAGCGCTCAAGCCATCTTGCCCTCCGTCGTCGCCACCGTCGATAAAATCCTGAAAAGGCTTCCCACCGACATCAGCGACTGCGACGGAGGGCTGTACGATGGTCCGGCCGGGGTGGCTTACATGCTGTATCACGTCAGCGAGTGCCCGCTGTTCTCCGAGCACCGGGACGTCTACCTGAAGACGGCCAAGCACATCATCGACGCCTCGGTGAGATACGTGGATGCGGAGCCCGACACAAACATGCGCGCCGCCTTTCTGCTCGGCGGGGCGGGCATCTACGCGGTGGCCGCTATGATATACAAATCCCTGGGCTTGGCTGATTTCGTTAAGCCGTTGACCAAATTTCGTAACCTGTGGGAGGTGTGCGCGCCCATCAATTTCCTGGAGTGCGGCTCGGATGAGCTGTTTGTGGGGCGGGCTGGGTACCTGTGTGCCGCCCTGGTCCTCAGACAGAAGCTGGGCATCGAG ATTCTGGGTaaagatcaaatcaaatctaTTTGTCAGGCCATCATCGAGTCAGGAAAGCAGTACgccaggaggaagaggaagcctTTCCCCCTCATGTTCTCGTACTATGGAACAGAGTATCTTG GTGCAGCCCACGGCCTCTCATCAGTGCTGCAGATGCTGCTGAGCTACCAGGACGTGCTCAGTTGGGCAGAGAAGGACCTGGTGTGGCAGAGCGTCGACTTCCTCATGAATCAGGAGCAGAACTGTAACTGGCCTGCAGAGCTGGGCGCCATCATCGAGAGAGAGAACGAACTGGTGCACTGGTGTCACGGAGCCCCAG GTGTGGCGTATCTTTTTGCTAAAGCCTACCTGATCAATAAGAAACCCCAGTATCTGGACACGTGTATCTGCAGTGGGGAGCTCGTGTGGCAGAAAGGTCTGCTGAAGAAGGGACCTGGGATTTGTCACGGAGTTGCAGGCAGCGCTTACATCTTCCTCCTGCTTTATCGGCTCACAGGCAACACGAAATACATCTACCGCGCTCAGAG GTTTGCAGAGTTCCTCTTCACTGAGGAGTTTAAGGCCGGCTCCCGCTCGGTGACCAGCGTCTACAGTCTGTTTGAAGGCCTGTCGGGGACTGTTTGTTTCCTGGTCGACCTCCTGCAGCCAGACCAGTCAGAGTTCCCTCTGTTTAGTGTCTTTGTGTGA
- the LOC139292349 gene encoding dynein light chain Tctex-type 3-like isoform X2 — protein MEEYNSGDEQVAFNADEANISVKECIEGVIGGTDYNQSKVNKWTASIVEHSLTHLVKQGRPFKYIVNCSIMQKSGAGLHTANSCYWDTATDGSCTVRWENRTMYCVVSVFAVAVPL, from the exons ATGGAGGAATATAACTCTGGAGATGAG CAA GTTGCCTTCAATGCCGATGAGGCCAATATCTCAGTTAAAGAG TGTATTGAAGGCGTCATTGGTGGAACAGATTATAACCAGAGCAAAGTGAACAAGTGGACGGCCAGTATAGTGGAGCACTCTCTGACTCACCTGGTCAAACAGGGACGGCCGTTCAAATACATAG TAAACTGTTCGATCATGCAGAAGAGCGGTGCTGGTCTCCACACAGCCAACTCCTGCTACTGGGACACAGCCACTGATG GAAGCTGCACCGTCAGGTGGGAGAATCGCACCATGTACTGTGTggtcagtgtgtttgctgtcGCTGTGCCTCTGTGA